One segment of Schistocerca cancellata isolate TAMUIC-IGC-003103 chromosome 2, iqSchCanc2.1, whole genome shotgun sequence DNA contains the following:
- the LOC126160090 gene encoding trichohyalin-like encodes MRRRQGDEGKETKARRRRQGDEGKETKARRRRQGDEGKETKARRRRQGDEGKETKARRRRQGDEGKETKARRRRQGDEGKETKARRRRQGDEGKETKARRRRQGDEGKETKARRRRQGDEGKETKARRRRQGDEGKETKARRRRQGDEGKETKARRRRQGDEGKETKARRRRQGDEGKETKARRRRQGDEGKETKARRRRQGDEGKETKARRRRQGDEGKETKARRRRQGDEGKETKARRRRQGDEGKETKARRRRQGDEGKETKARRRRQGDEGKETKARRRRQGDEGKETKARRRRQGDEGKETKARRRRQGDEGKETKARRRRQGDEGKETKARRRRQGDEGKETKARRRRQGDEGKETKARRRRQGDEGKETKARRRRQGDEGKETKARRRRQGDEGKETKARRRRQGDEGKETKARRRRQGDEGKETKARRRRQGDEGKETKARRRRQGDEGKETKARRRRQGDEGKETKARRRRQGDEGKETKARRRRQGDEGKETKARRRRQGDEGKETKARRRRQGDEGKETKARRRRQGDEGKETKARRRRQGDEGKETKARRRRQGDEGKETKARRRRQGDEGKETKARRRRQGDEGKETKARRRRQGDEGKETKARRRRQGDEGKETKARRRRQGDEGKETKARRRRQGDEGKETKARRRRQGDEGKETKARRRRQGDEGKETKARRRRQGDEGKETKARRRRQ; translated from the coding sequence atgagacgaaggcaaggagacgaaggcaaggagacgaaggcaaggagacgaaggcaaggagacgaaggcaaggagacgaaggcaaggagacgaaggcaaggagacgaaggcaaggagacgaaggcaaggagacgaaggcaaggagacgaaggcaaggagacgaaggcaaggagacgaaggcaaggagacgaaggcaaggagacgaaggcaaggagacgaaggcaaggagacgaaggcaaggagacgaaggcaaggagacgaaggcaaggagacgaaggcaaggagacgaaggcaaggagacgaaggcaaggagacgaaggcaaggagacgaaggcaaggagacgaaggcaaggagacgaaggcaaggagacgaaggcaaggagacgaaggcaaggagacgaaggcaaggagacgaaggcaaggagacgaaggcaaggagacgaaggcaaggagacgaaggcaaggagacgaaggcaaggagacgaaggcaaggagacgaaggcaaggagacgaaggcaaggagacgaaggcaaggagacgaaggcaaggagacgaaggcaaggagacgaaggcaaggagacgaaggcaaggagacgaaggcaaggagacgaaggcaaggagacgaaggcaaggagacgaaggcaaggagacgaaggcaaggagacgaaggcaaggagacgaaggcaaggagacgaaggcaaggagacgaaggcaaggagacgaaggcaaggagacgaaggcaaggagacgaaggcaaggagacgaaggcaaggagacgaaggcaaggagacgaaggcaaggagacgaaggcaaggagacgaaggcaaggagacgaaggcaaggagacgaaggcaaggagacgaaggcaaggagacgaaggcaaggagacgaaggcaaggagacgaaggcaaggagacgaaggcaaggagacgaaggcaaggagacgaaggcaaggagacgaaggcaaggagacgaaggcaaggagacgaaggcaaggagacgaaggcaaggagacgaaggcaaggagacgaaggcaaggagacgaaggcaaggagacgaaggcaaggagacgaaggcaaggagacgaaggcaaggagacgaaggcaaggagacgaaggcaaggagacgaaggcaaggagacgaaggcaaggagacgaaggcaaggagacgaaggcaaggagacgaaggcaaggagacgaaggcaaggagacgaaggcaaggagacgaaggcaaggagacgaaggcaaggagacgaaggcaaggagacgaaggcaaggagacgaaggcaaggagacgaaggcaaggagacgaaggcaaggagacgaaggcaaggagacgaaggcaaggagacgaaggcaaggagacgaaggcaaggagacgaaggcaaggagacgaaggcaaggagacgaaggcaaggagacgaaggcaaggagacgaaggcaaggagacgaaggcaaggagacgaaggcaaggagacgaaggcaaggagacgaaggcaaggagacgaaggcaaggagacgaaggcaaggagacgaaggcaaggagacgaaggcaaggagacgaaggcaaggagacgaaggcaaggagacgaaggcaaggagacgaaggcaaggagacgaaggcaaggagacgaaggcaaggagacgaaggcaaggagacgaaggcaaggagacgaaggcaaggagacgaaggcaaggagacgaaggcaaggagacgaaggcaaggagacgaaggcaaggagacgaaggcaaggagacgaaggcaaggagacgaaggcaaggagacgaaggcaaggagacgaaggcaaggagacgaaggcaaggagacgaaggcaaggagacgaaggcaaggagacgaaggcaaggagacgaaggcaaggagacgaaggcaaggagacgaaggcaaggagacgaaggcaaggagacgaaggcaaggagacgaaggcaaggagacgaaggcaaggagacgaaggcaaggagacgaaggcaaggagacgaaggcaaggagacgaaggcaaggagacgaaggcaaggagacgaaggcaaggagacgaaggcaaggagacgaaggcaaggagacgaaggcaaggagacgaaggcaaggagacgaaggcaatga